CAGTCATTTCCGGAGCAGTTAGTGTCAGTAATTGTGCTTTATCAACCAACAAATCTTCTGTTGATAACGTATGTTTGGTTTTGACATAATTTCTAAATCCGTCGGCTATCGGTTCAAGAACAGCAAATGATGCAACATCTGTTTGCTCTTTAGAAGCATCTGTTCTGCCGGGTGTAAAAGGTACTGATACAGTATAGCCGGCATTTTTAGCTGCTGTTTCAATACCGGTACATCCGCCCAAAACAATTATATCCGCTAAAGAGATTTGAGTCTCATTAGCACTGTTAAATCCCTTTTGAATACTTTGCAAAGTCTCTAAAACCTTAGCTAATTGAGAAGGATTATTCACCGCCCAGTATTTTTGCGGAGACAGACGCAGCCTTGCTCCATTTGCACCGCCCCGCATGTCAGATCCCCGGAAAGTAGCAGCTGAAGCCCATGCAGTAGCTGCCAATTGAGATATAGACAAGCCTGAGTCGGATATGTTCCTTTTCAATGAAGCTATATCCGTATCATTGATTAAGGGATGTGTAACCGGAGGAACCGGGTCTTGCCAGATCAATTCTTCTTTAGGAACTTCAGGACCTAAATAACGAGTACCCGGCCCCATATCACGATGTGTCAGTTTAAACCAAGCACGCGCAAAAGCATCGGCAAATGCATCGGGATTTTCATAATAACGCCTGGAAATCTTTTCATAGATAGGATCCATTTTTAAGGCCATATCTGCAGTAGTCATCATTAAATCTTGTGTTTTTGCTGCATCGTGTGCCTGCGGAGCTTTTTCTGCAGCAGAAACCGCTGTAGGTTTCCATTGATATGCTCCGGCAGGACTTTTAGTCAATTCCCATTCGTATTCAAATAAAACCTTAAAATAGTCATGATCCCACTGTATTGGGTTTGGAGTCCATGCGCCTTCTATACCACTGGTAATCGTATGATTTCCATGACCGTTGCCATAGGTATTTTTCCAACCTTTACTTTGCTCCTCAATACTCGCTCCTGCAGGTTCTCTGCCAACATATGTATCCGGATCTGCCGCACCGTGAGCTTTACCAAATGTATGTCCACCGGCAACAAGTGCTACGGTTTCTTCATCGTCCATAGCCATACGACCAAATGTTTCACGAATATCTCTACCGGAAGCTATCGGATCCGGATTACCGTTTGGCCCTTCGGGATTTACATAAATCAACCCCATTTGTACGGCACCTAGCGGATTTTCTAACTCGCGATCACCGGTATACCGTTTATCTCCGAGCCATTCTGTTTCAGAACCCCAATAAATATCTTCTTCCGGCTGCCAGACATCTTCACGTCCGCCGGCAAAACCAAAAGTTTTAAAACCCATTGATTCCAAAGCGCAATTGCCCGCTAAAACCATTAAATCTGCCCATGAGATTTTCTTTCCGTATTTTTGTTTAATCGGCCACAATAATAGGCGTGCTTTATCCAAATTTCCGTTGTCCGGCCAACTGTTGAGCGGAGCAAAACGTTGCGTTCCCGAACCTGCACCACCACGACCGTCTGCAATACGATAGGTTCCTGCACTGTGCCAGGCCATACGAATAAATAAAGGACCATAATGACCATAATCGGCAGGCCACCAATCTTGAGAATCGGTCATTAGATGGAACAAATCTTTTTTTAATGCTTGTAAATCAAGAGAATTAAACTCTTTAGCATAGTCAAAATGGTTGCCCATAGGGTCAGATGCTGAAGTGTGCTGCCTTAAAATATTTAATTTTAGCTGATTAGGCCACCAATCTTTATTAGATGTTCCGCCACCTGCACTTTGTTTTAACTCTCCACCCATAAAAGGGCATTTATTTTTGTCACCGGTATTATTTTCCATTTTTGATAGATTAGTTATTATGAATTGTGACAAATTTACGATAATACTCGGATAATTTTTATTTATATTTTTTATTTAAGTATAAATTATATTTATGATAAAATAACCTAAGTCCAGTCCGGGCTTAAACCCAATAGAGACGAATGGGTGCTAACGAAAAGTATCAAATGAAAATTTGGTGATACACTCAGCAGTTTTTTTATACTTTAAGTTTAGCTATAATTCTAAAACAAATTAATTAACGGTAAGAAATACTAAGCAAGAAGTTTGTCTATTTTTTCTCTCTCTTCGGCAGCCAGTGCAGCATCCACTAAAATTCTTCCACTATGCTCATCAGTAGTTATTTTCTTGCGATTGGCAATTTCCAATTGAACCTGAGGTGGAATAGTAAAGAAAGATCCTCCGGAAGCTCCTCTTTCTATGGAAACTACGGCCAGACCATTTTTTACTTTGTTTCTAATCCTCTTGTATGCTTGTAACAAATAATTATCTATTGAGGCGGAAAATTCTTTGGATTTTTCTTGTAATAATTTTTCTTCTTTTTCGGTCTCTTTTAAAATGGCCTCCAGTTCTTTTTTCTTATGACCTAAGTGCTGTTGTTGTTGCTCTAATTTTTCTTTAGTAGATCCAATAACTTCATTTTTCTGCTCAATCTTAGCTTTGTATTCTTTAATTCTTTTTTCGGCCAATTCTATTTCCAATTCTTGAAATTCAATTTCTTTAGATAATGAATCAAATTCTCTGTTATTACGCACTTTCTTTTGTTGTTCCTCATATTTACTCATTAAAGCTTTGGACTGATCAATAGTAATTTTCTTGTTATTGATATCAGTTTCCAAATTAGAAACGTCTTCAGCTAAATTTGAAAGCCTGGTATTTAATCCTGTAACTTCGTCATCCAGATCTTCTACTTCAAGAGGTAATTCACCTCTCATATTTTTAATTTCATCAATTCTGGAGTCAATTAGTTGCAAATCATATAGTGCTCTTAATTTATCTTCCGTACTAATTTCTTTCTTCTTGGCCATAATTTATATATAGTAAATAGGATTTGTACTTTTTTCTGATAAAACAACTGCAAAATTAACAATTTTTTTTGTAAGATATTCATGCAAAAGATTTTTTGTAAACTGCTCGCTTTCATAATGCCCGATATCTGCCAGAAGCATTTTTCCTTCTGCTTTAAAAAAATCATGATATTTAAAATCTGCACTGATATATGCATCTGCTCCACAACGAATAGCGTTTGAAATAGCAAAACTTCCCGAACCTCCCAGAACTGCTATCTTTCGAATCTTTTTTCCGGTATAATTTGAATGCCTGATACAGGCGGTCTTCATCGTTTTTTTTATGAAAACAAGAAAGTCTTTTTCATTCATAGGATTGGGTAGTGTCCCTGACATTCCCATACCTATATTCTGATGTACATTTTCTGTCACCACAATATCATAGGCTATTTCTTCATACGGATGATTATTTTGCAGGGCCTTTAAAACTCGTTGCTCATTTTTGTTTTCATAAACTACGGAAATTGCTACTTCTTTTTCAGAATGAATACTTCCTTTTTCTCCAATAACGGGATTTGCATTTTCATTCCCTCTATAAGTACTCATTCCTTCTACAGAAAAACTACAATGGTCATAGTTTCCAATATTTCCCGTACCGGCTTCAAATAATGCCTTTTTGAGTTGCTCGGCATTTGCAACAGGAACAAAAGTGGTTAGCTTATGAATAATCCTTTTTTTAGAAATTAAAATTTGTAGGTTGTCTAACCCCAGAACTTCACCTATTTTAGCACTCACTCCATTTTTACTATTGTCCAATGCCGTATGTGTAGCATAGATAGCAATATCATTTTTAATAGCTTTTAAAACAACACGTTCCACATAGGTATCTCCGTTTAATTTCTTTAGTCCGCTAAAAATAATAGGATGGAAGCTAACAATCAAATTACAACGATTTGCAATAGCCTCGTCAACGGTTTCTTCCAGCGTATCCAAGGCCACGAGAATACCGCTTACTTTTGTTTGGTAATTGCCTGTTAATAATCCCACATTATCAAAATCTTCCGCATAAGCAAGCGGAGCAAGTTCTTCTATATAATTTGTAACTTCTCTAATGGTCATTTTACATATTTTTATAATTCAGTATATCAGTAAAAATTAAATTCACTCAATTGACAAAAGGTCAAAGTTAAGATTTTTACCGTACTTTCGTAGCAATGAGGCAGGCTTGTTATTTATTGTTCCCATTTGCAATTTTGTATGGATTGATTACCTCCATTCGGAATGCTTTTTTTGATATGGGTATTTTAAAATCAACTTCTTTTACTATTCCTGTTATTGCTGTTGGAAATTTGAGCGTGGGAGGAACAGGAAAAACCCCTCAGACAGAATATCTGATTCGCTTGTTGCAAAGCAATAAAAAAATAGCCGTTTTGAGTAGGGGCTACAGAAGAAAAACGAGAGGGTTCATTCTACTTAATAGCAAACACGATGCCGAGACTGTGGGAGATGAGCCTTTACAATTTTTTAAAAAATTTCCTGCTATTTCTGTTGTCGTAGATGCCAATCGCGTACATGGAATTCAACAATTGCAAAAATTAATAAAACCCGATGTTATTTTATTAGACGATGCTTTTCAACATCGAAA
This window of the Flavobacteriaceae bacterium genome carries:
- the katG gene encoding catalase/peroxidase HPI, producing the protein MENNTGDKNKCPFMGGELKQSAGGGTSNKDWWPNQLKLNILRQHTSASDPMGNHFDYAKEFNSLDLQALKKDLFHLMTDSQDWWPADYGHYGPLFIRMAWHSAGTYRIADGRGGAGSGTQRFAPLNSWPDNGNLDKARLLLWPIKQKYGKKISWADLMVLAGNCALESMGFKTFGFAGGREDVWQPEEDIYWGSETEWLGDKRYTGDRELENPLGAVQMGLIYVNPEGPNGNPDPIASGRDIRETFGRMAMDDEETVALVAGGHTFGKAHGAADPDTYVGREPAGASIEEQSKGWKNTYGNGHGNHTITSGIEGAWTPNPIQWDHDYFKVLFEYEWELTKSPAGAYQWKPTAVSAAEKAPQAHDAAKTQDLMMTTADMALKMDPIYEKISRRYYENPDAFADAFARAWFKLTHRDMGPGTRYLGPEVPKEELIWQDPVPPVTHPLINDTDIASLKRNISDSGLSISQLAATAWASAATFRGSDMRGGANGARLRLSPQKYWAVNNPSQLAKVLETLQSIQKGFNSANETQISLADIIVLGGCTGIETAAKNAGYTVSVPFTPGRTDASKEQTDVASFAVLEPIADGFRNYVKTKHTLSTEDLLVDKAQLLTLTAPEMTVLVGGMRVLNINFDNSNHGIFTNNTEKLTNDFFVNLLDLGTSWKSISNDDSLFEGSDRSTGTIKWTATRADLIFGSNTELRAIAEVYASEDAKEKFVQDFVAAWNKVMSLDRFDIA
- a CDS encoding Nif3-like dinuclear metal center hexameric protein, producing the protein MTIREVTNYIEELAPLAYAEDFDNVGLLTGNYQTKVSGILVALDTLEETVDEAIANRCNLIVSFHPIIFSGLKKLNGDTYVERVVLKAIKNDIAIYATHTALDNSKNGVSAKIGEVLGLDNLQILISKKRIIHKLTTFVPVANAEQLKKALFEAGTGNIGNYDHCSFSVEGMSTYRGNENANPVIGEKGSIHSEKEVAISVVYENKNEQRVLKALQNNHPYEEIAYDIVVTENVHQNIGMGMSGTLPNPMNEKDFLVFIKKTMKTACIRHSNYTGKKIRKIAVLGGSGSFAISNAIRCGADAYISADFKYHDFFKAEGKMLLADIGHYESEQFTKNLLHEYLTKKIVNFAVVLSEKSTNPIYYI